Part of the Triticum urartu cultivar G1812 chromosome 2, Tu2.1, whole genome shotgun sequence genome, TGGCAATCGGTGGCCTTCGGCAGCCGGGTGGGAGGTCGGCAATGGAGAACTCCATCCTCCTGGTGTCAAGCATGAGCAATTTCTGCCTCCAGTCCATGACCCAGTAGAAGCAAGCACAAGCGTATTGTCGGCCGAAGAACACAGGGCTCTTGGACGACGCCGTCGACACGCCGGTGCCCGCTAACAAATCGCCCCAGGCCTGAGACGCAACGGCTCGCCATTCTCCGGTGCTTGAAGAGAAGACGAAGGCGACCAGCTTCGTTTTGCACTGCGCCATCCAGATCACTCTGAATGACGTttcttccgcctcctcctcgccggaggGAGCCAGGAAGGGCTCGCACCAGCGCTCCAACTCCACGCGGAGCGGGTGCTCCACCGAAGCGGCCAGGTCGTCAGGGATTGGGGGAAGCTGGAGGCACCGCCGGTGGAGAGGGTCGCACACCGCGAGCTCCGTGAAGACAGGGGATTCCTCGCCAGCGTCGTCCTCGGGGGTGCGGTCGAGGAGTACGCGGCCGTCGCGGACGTCCCGGACGATCCAGCTGTCGTGGGAAGGGAGGAAGGAGTAGGAGAAATCCGCGGCGAGGGagatggcgcgggcggcgggcgcGGAGGCGTGGGGCGGGCGGGCGGGGTGGAAGCCGTTGTGGTTGAGGAAGCCGAGGAAGGGCCGGGCGTGGAGGGAGCGGAAGCGCCGGAGGAATGCCCGGTCCGTGACGAGCCGGCGGAAGGCGACGCAGGCCGCGGAGGCGCGGACGAGGTCGGCCGGGGTGAGCAGCAGGAGGAAGATCTCCGCCAAGAGGTCGTCGGTGACCGGCAGGGAGCTCATTTCCGCCATTTCCTGGCTGGTCGCCGGTGGGGTGGATGAAGGAAGGAGCTTTGGCGTCGCTGAATCGGAACTCGGCAGCTGCGTTGGCCTGGAAGGTCAAATGTCAAGCAACAAAATGGTTTGGCCTCTCGTGAAAGTCAGACGTGATTACTCCTATGTGAAAGCGCACTCTGCCTCTTGTGACCAAGTCTTTTTTTTTTTGCTTCTGTGCAAAAATAACAGAGTTACGGATAATATTCTACAGATTATGAAAAACATATTCATCCGGGAACCAGTAACTCGTAAATTATGTCGAACCAAAACCGATCAATATCCAAATGAAACAGATTCAAACTTCTCCTAGAAATGTTTGTGGTGCAAAATTACAGAAAATGAGTAATTTAAAAAAGAAGAATTTGAGATGTGCGCTGGACCGAAGAGACGGATTCCATCCTCCGGGCCCATTTCTTTGTTTGCATCGGAGAATCCCGCACCAGGTTTGCAATGCAAACTAACCTATGGACACATCTCTCAATAATATGTCTCTTCGATTTTCACCGGTGGGTCCTCCCCACCCCTAGATTCCAACCAATTATCGACACTACAACTTGTAACTTAATTCACGTAAAAATCATCAGCTCGGAAGTCTGTTATCAACTATTAAGGCAGATAAAAAATAGGAAAAGTGACATAAATTAAATCCAGATTCGTAGATCACCAAGCGACAACTACAAGCATTCGAACAAGCCAAAGGCGCGTCGCCGTCATCGCCTCTTCCTTATTGACACCGGGCAAACTTGGTTTTAGTAGACAGTCGGAAAGTCGTCGCCCTAAGGCCCCACACGACCAGCGCACCATAAAGAATATCATACAGAAACCAACATTCGGTGGAAACCGATGAAAACCACTATAAAAGGatgttttgaagtttcaaaaaaaatgaaaaaaaatatggGATATTAAGTGGATGatgttttattgccacacaaaatttcaagttgaaaaacaTTACAAGATTTGAGCTATGAAAAACACAAAATCAGCGTTGAGTAGTGTCGGGATGATTTTGtgtttttcatagctcacatctcatAATGTTTTTCAACTTAAAATTTTGTGCAGCAATAAAACATCACCTTCTTAACATCCCAcatttttcagattttttttgaaactttaaaatatggtttTCACGAACTTTTCATTGAATGTTGGTTTCCGTATAACATTCTTCACAATCACAGATCGACGGGATTTAACATGTAGACACACGAACACACACACGAACGAAGACCACATCAAagctgaaagtgctagtgatcgactagggggggtgaataggcgatttttaggagaagtcttcaaaacatggaagtttcgaagacaaccgatagaaataaacctattaccatgcagcggaaggtagactacactaggcaaaccatagtcaagtattcaatgaagtgaaagcgcaatgactaatagcagctaggcagtaaggatcaggtaggaagatattgtgaagccaatcagaacaagcagtcactcagtgaagacagaagataatgcagtcatacaatgacttcacaaggaccaacagtaagtaaagggaagggaaggatgaaaccagtgactcgtcgaagacaatgatttgttggaccagttccagttgctatgacaactgtacgtctggttagggaggctgagattcaactcagaagacctcgtcttcaccttattccccttgagctaaggacacccagtcctcgcccaatcactctgtcaagtcttcaaggtagacttccaaaccttcatagacttcgttcaccagcgatccacaatgactcttggatgctcagaacgcgacgcctaaccggctggaggattcacagtcctcaagtgtaacaagtcttcagatcacacagataggatgacttaagtgatgcctaacactctttggctctgaaTGTTTAGGGCTTTAttctcgcaaggaattctctctcaaaggcttcgaggtgggttgctctcaaacgacaaaagccgtactctaactctgagcagccaatagtttatggttgtaggggggtgggctatttatagccactagacaacccgacctgatttgttcaaaatgaccctaggtcactaaggaactgacacgtgttccaacggtcagatttcaaacacacacggcaactttacttgggctacaagcaaagctgacttatccaactctagacaagatttgctctcatagtcttcactcgaagacataggattttggttaagcatcacttcagtcattctgactggttctcttggaccccacttaacagtacggtggttcctatgactcaacaaagaaaaacacagaacgacgaaactgttaagtcttcgcgctccatagtcttcacgcgatgtcttctcttgtcatagtcttcaatgtgaatgtcttcacataccacctttgacttcaatgtcttcatacatttttaagTGGGGTCTAATGGTGAATCTAATTGGTTTGTAAGGAAGGGTTGGGTAGTTTGGCAGTACATGGTTTGTAAGGAAGGGTTGGGTAGTTTGGCAGTACATGGTTTTTTCTTTGGTCTAATGGGTTTCAATTGGTGCGAGCAATTGCATAGCATAACAACCTGTGAAGAGCTGCCAAAATGAAGTCATGTGTATTGTGGTTTGAGATTTGGGAATAGTATTTGTCATACTCTCATGTAAATCAGTTTAGATGGGGTCTTGTAGATATGTTCATTGATTTGAATTCGAGGGTGAATTATTTGGTTATTTACAATTTGCCTTTTATATTATTTGTGATTGTGGATTGCTTAGCTCTTCAGAATTTGTTTCCTTTGAGTTGTGAATATCGTTCTTGATTCTTGTCCCATCTCCTAATACTATAACCTCCGTCCAGAATTAACTGTGGATTGTCGCTGAAATGAGTGTATCTACACACTACGCGTCTAGATACACTTATTTtaagacggagggagtattaactCGTGATCAATACACCATGTATCAGTACAAAATAGAAGTATTCAAGAGAAATCTTGCAACAGGTAGTATAGGCCAGTTGAGAATTGCAtttggaggccgagctccatGGAGGCCTCTAAATGCAAAattgattttttatttttttgaaaattcATACTTTTACATTGCAAAAATTTCTGAAAAAAATACAAAGATAGATGAAGGCATAGTGCACAAGTGTGTAAATTTTCAGAACAAAATACGTTGAAACAAGGGTGTGCAAAAAAATCTAAGGCTTTTTATATCACATGATACGATTCATCCTCCCAGACTTTTTTGTACAGGTCGCATTTCGATGTATTTCACTTGATCAGACTTCATTGCTGAGTGACACTTGATCAGACGCATGGCCCATGGAGTatagaatttcaacccaaagatGTCAGAGTCAGacgcagccaactgcctgatgaagaagtcttgagcattgaagctgatgccattgaagatatagaaaaccaaagtcttcattgctccttcaagctttgctgcagatgagtgtcctttgacaggccatagagtcttcctgatgatgtggtagatggtgcgaggcaggtactctaggtcttcaataaagaattccttaggatattcagcatctggaggcaaaggcttcatcatgctcagcatttgactcatgttgggttctgtcttttgaaagatgctttccaaggcatcttgatgttgttgacaacctggttcataatattcaccaggagtgtgcaggcctgtgagctcaatgatatcaagagctttagcttcatgatggacattgcctgtcatccactcaaggacccaagtcttcggatccctgttgtagccttgaatatgaagagtggcatagaattgaagcaacatttcttcattccagtgctccttgtcggTGATGAACTGCAGCAGACCAGCATCTGTGAAACAGTCCAATGCTTCTTCGAGGCAGGGCAGACCAGCCatagcttcagagtcgaggcgcatatgtggaaatatgcgcccttgattgtataggacacatgaatagtagctgcgctgctgatagctccagaaccgatctgaaGAAATGCGCGGTTtggtataagggttcttggagctgttgaagaaggtattatgtgccatgaagccattcgcattgaagaccccaggtgaagtggcagtgcctgggaaacgtggaagtcttggcttgggcttttggacttgaggcctgtgctcgacgtggtactcaaattgtggaccagcagcaggcggaggagtcagaatggGCCATCGAACCGTAACTtgctgaccacgatcaaatgccagctccattgtgtgaggtcttggagggggaacaggGGCATTGGCATTGTCTTCATGGACTTCAGGGGCCACATTGACTTCAGGTGCAGGATcaacatttgcttcagccatgactacgtcattggcttcattagtgttggtggtggcagcctcaggattctcaacctccacttcagaagctggagggtcAATCACGTTCTCCTTGAAaacaacatcttggtgagacgggggtgtagcaactcttggggcttcttcttcatcggctgatgcagccggaacatCCTCAGCCAGTTTGGCTTCGGATTcagtcacagtaggagtggcatctggaaacacttgacgtgcaacagattggtgatgcacttctccttctggaacgctcgatagagggacttgaggccttggtcctttgcgaagcctgcgcaacgctggcgacgcctttggagatggagtttgctaggcctcaaagtcatcttcttcttcttgccggggtggtgtgacttgttgttgttgAGTACTCGGAgtgtcttgttgttgtgggtgatcagcccacgatgcatcctgagcaattggcgtcagaggacgaccaatgctgatgagttcgctg contains:
- the LOC125536668 gene encoding uncharacterized protein LOC125536668, yielding MAEMSSLPVTDDLLAEIFLLLLTPADLVRASAACVAFRRLVTDRAFLRRFRSLHARPFLGFLNHNGFHPARPPHASAPAARAISLAADFSYSFLPSHDSWIVRDVRDGRVLLDRTPEDDAGEESPVFTELAVCDPLHRRCLQLPPIPDDLAASVEHPLRVELERWCEPFLAPSGEEEAEETSFRVIWMAQCKTKLVAFVFSSSTGEWRAVASQAWGDLLAGTGVSTASSKSPVFFGRQYACACFYWVMDWRQKLLMLDTRRMEFSIADLPPGCRRPPIAIVDAGEGRPGMFAVREHDADGTFNLYYTIRQNEGQSFNQWQMEKTIPLESGYRYFLRGATERYLLLLRSEDDSPSSSSLEMSDLECFSLDVKTLQLESVCRLKHHILCAHIYTNFPPSLSSQTI